From Deferrisoma camini S3R1, the proteins below share one genomic window:
- a CDS encoding acyl-CoA dehydratase activase translates to MITAGIDVGSKNIKAVVLRDGRIAGEAVGSGGFEQLARATELLKQAVRAAGCATADLTHITATGAGRTAVAFAHSTVTGVTAGARAANHLFPGARTVVEVGAEESRAVKTDGAGRVLDSAVNEKCAAGSGSFTESMARALGMTLEEFAVRSTQSTARIPMNAQCTVFAESEVVNLIHSGVDPKDIARAVHDAIASRVAAMVRRVKLEGEVVLLGGMARNPGFVKCLKENLEVETLLIPDRPELADALGAALVAADRAGAAPGGRP, encoded by the coding sequence ATGATCACCGCCGGGATCGACGTGGGCAGCAAGAACATCAAAGCGGTCGTGCTGCGCGACGGCCGGATCGCCGGAGAAGCCGTGGGCAGCGGGGGGTTCGAGCAGCTGGCCCGGGCCACGGAGCTGCTGAAGCAGGCCGTCCGAGCCGCTGGATGCGCCACCGCGGACCTGACCCACATCACGGCCACCGGCGCCGGCCGCACCGCCGTGGCATTCGCCCACTCCACCGTGACGGGCGTCACCGCGGGCGCGCGCGCGGCCAATCACCTGTTTCCCGGAGCCAGGACGGTAGTGGAGGTGGGGGCCGAGGAGAGCCGGGCGGTCAAGACCGACGGCGCCGGCAGGGTGCTGGACTCGGCCGTGAACGAGAAGTGCGCCGCCGGGTCCGGGAGCTTCACCGAGTCGATGGCCCGGGCCCTGGGCATGACCCTGGAGGAGTTCGCGGTGAGGAGCACCCAGAGCACGGCCCGCATCCCGATGAACGCCCAGTGCACGGTGTTCGCCGAGAGCGAGGTGGTCAACCTCATCCACTCCGGGGTCGATCCGAAGGACATCGCCCGGGCCGTGCACGACGCCATCGCCTCGAGGGTGGCGGCCATGGTGCGGCGGGTGAAGCTGGAGGGCGAGGTGGTCCTGCTCGGCGGCATGGCCCGCAACCCCGGGTTCGTGAAATGCCTGAAGGAGAACCTTGAGGTGGAGACCCTCCTCATTCCCGACCGACCCGAGCTGGCGGACGCGCTGGGGGCGGCCCTGGTGGCGGCCGACCGGGCGGGCGCCGCGCCGGGAGGACGGCCATGA
- the rsxE gene encoding electron transport complex subunit RsxE, whose amino-acid sequence MSAQKPGSLFFEFWKGIASENPVFRLVLGMCPTLAVTTEAVNGIGMGLATTFVLLCSNAVVSLIRSVIPAKVRIPAYIVVIASFVTVVDLVMNAYAHELHKALGVFIPLIVVNCIILGRAEAFASKHGVAASVADGLGMGLGFTLSLTLLGSVREILGNGTWFGLPLVGPGFSPVIVMILPPGAFITLGLLLAGMNRWGELRGRKA is encoded by the coding sequence ATGAGCGCACAGAAGCCCGGCTCCCTGTTCTTCGAGTTCTGGAAGGGCATCGCCAGCGAGAACCCGGTGTTCCGGCTGGTGCTGGGCATGTGTCCGACCCTGGCCGTGACCACGGAGGCCGTGAACGGCATCGGCATGGGGCTCGCCACCACGTTCGTGCTCCTGTGCTCGAACGCGGTGGTCAGCCTGATCCGGTCCGTCATCCCGGCCAAGGTGCGGATCCCGGCCTACATCGTGGTGATCGCCTCGTTCGTGACCGTGGTGGACCTGGTGATGAACGCCTACGCCCACGAGCTCCACAAGGCCCTGGGCGTGTTCATCCCCCTGATCGTGGTGAACTGCATCATCCTGGGCCGGGCCGAGGCGTTCGCCTCCAAGCACGGGGTGGCCGCTTCGGTGGCCGACGGCCTGGGCATGGGCCTGGGGTTCACCCTGAGCCTCACCCTACTCGGCAGCGTGCGCGAGATCCTGGGCAACGGCACCTGGTTCGGGCTGCCGCTGGTGGGCCCCGGGTTCTCGCCCGTGATCGTGATGATCCTGCCGCCGGGCGCGTTCATCACGCTGGGTCTCCTGCTCGCCGGCATGAACCGGTGGGGGGAGTTGCGGGGGCGGAAGGCCTAG
- the speD gene encoding adenosylmethionine decarboxylase: MKRAAGPIRLQGFNNLTKSLSFNIYDISYARSPEARREYLEYIDEEYNSERLTRILTEVADIIGANILNLASQDYDPMGASVTVLVAEEPVQIPAPQAQVAHLDKSHLAAHTYPESDGSSGISTFRVDIDVSTCGQISPLKALNHLIRSFESEVVVIDYRVRGFTRDVDGRKHFLDHDIRSIQEFIDPEILAEYHTVDINIYQENLFHTKMMLRDLELDRFLFGDAAEDRPPDERRHIRALLEREITEIFYGKNIFG, encoded by the coding sequence GTGAAGCGAGCCGCGGGTCCCATCAGACTGCAAGGTTTCAACAACCTGACCAAGAGCCTGTCGTTCAACATCTACGACATCTCCTACGCCCGAAGCCCGGAGGCCCGGCGCGAGTACCTGGAGTACATCGACGAGGAGTACAACTCCGAGCGCCTCACCCGGATCCTCACCGAGGTGGCGGACATCATCGGCGCCAACATCCTGAACCTGGCCAGCCAGGACTACGACCCCATGGGCGCCTCGGTGACCGTGCTGGTGGCGGAGGAGCCGGTGCAGATCCCGGCGCCACAGGCCCAGGTGGCCCACCTGGACAAGAGCCACCTGGCGGCCCATACCTACCCCGAGTCCGACGGGTCCAGCGGCATCTCCACCTTCCGGGTGGACATCGATGTGAGCACCTGCGGCCAGATCTCGCCTTTGAAGGCCCTGAACCACCTGATCCGCAGCTTCGAGTCCGAGGTGGTGGTGATCGACTACCGGGTGCGGGGGTTCACCCGGGACGTGGACGGCCGGAAGCACTTTCTGGATCACGACATCCGCTCGATCCAGGAGTTCATCGACCCGGAGATCCTGGCCGAGTACCATACGGTGGACATCAACATCTACCAGGAGAACCTCTTCCACACGAAGATGATGCTCCGGGACCTGGAGCTCGACCGGTTCCTGTTCGGGGACGCGGCCGAGGACCGGCCCCCGGACGAGCGGCGCCACATCCGGGCCCTGCTGGAGCGGGAGATCACCGAGATCTTCTACGGCAAGAACATCTTCGGGTGA
- a CDS encoding NADH-quinone oxidoreductase subunit B, giving the protein MGVETKLPPVLVTNLEKLVGWARKNSIWPATFGLACCALEMMVASSASYDIARFGAEVFRPSPRQSDLMIVAGTVTKKMAAMVQKIYRQMPDPKWVIAYGTCACSGGIFNVYNTVQGVDQFLPVDVYVPGCPPRPEQLLAALIKLQDKIAQEKFSDRPDTAAAAG; this is encoded by the coding sequence ATGGGAGTAGAGACCAAGCTGCCCCCGGTTCTGGTGACGAACCTGGAGAAGCTGGTGGGCTGGGCCCGGAAGAACTCCATCTGGCCCGCCACCTTCGGGCTGGCCTGCTGCGCCCTGGAGATGATGGTGGCCTCCTCGGCCTCCTACGACATCGCCCGGTTCGGCGCCGAGGTGTTCCGGCCCTCCCCCCGCCAGTCCGACCTGATGATCGTGGCCGGCACGGTCACCAAGAAGATGGCCGCCATGGTCCAGAAGATCTACCGCCAGATGCCCGACCCCAAGTGGGTCATCGCCTACGGCACCTGCGCCTGCTCCGGCGGCATCTTCAACGTGTACAACACGGTCCAGGGGGTGGACCAGTTCCTGCCCGTGGACGTGTACGTGCCCGGGTGCCCGCCCCGGCCGGAACAGCTCCTGGCGGCGCTGATCAAGCTGCAGGACAAGATCGCCCAGGAGAAGTTCTCGGACCGCCCCGACACCGCCGCGGCCGCCGGCTAG
- the rsxA gene encoding electron transport complex subunit RsxA gives MAALGLLFLSAVLVNNFVLARFLGICPFLGVSKRTETAVGMSLAVLFVMTVAGVVTWFLQTLVLVPLRLEYLQTIAFILVIAALVQLVEMVVQYASPALHQALGIFLPLITTNCAVLGLAVLNVQKGHGFLETVVFSVGASLGFGLALVLFSGMRERIAVADVPKAFQGTAVALVTAGLLSLAFLGFAGLVKQ, from the coding sequence ATGGCAGCACTGGGACTGCTCTTCCTCAGCGCCGTGCTCGTGAACAATTTCGTTTTGGCGCGGTTCCTGGGGATCTGCCCCTTCCTGGGGGTGTCCAAGCGCACCGAGACCGCGGTGGGCATGAGCCTGGCGGTCCTGTTCGTCATGACCGTGGCCGGCGTGGTCACCTGGTTCCTCCAGACCCTGGTCCTGGTGCCCCTGCGCCTCGAGTACCTCCAGACCATCGCGTTCATCCTGGTCATCGCCGCCCTGGTGCAGCTGGTGGAGATGGTGGTCCAGTACGCGAGCCCGGCGCTCCACCAGGCCTTGGGCATCTTCCTTCCCCTGATCACCACCAACTGCGCCGTGCTGGGCCTGGCCGTGCTCAACGTGCAGAAGGGCCACGGGTTCCTGGAGACCGTGGTGTTCAGCGTGGGCGCGTCCCTTGGGTTCGGCCTGGCCCTCGTCCTCTTCTCCGGCATGCGCGAGCGGATCGCGGTGGCCGACGTGCCCAAGGCGTTCCAGGGCACGGCCGTGGCCCTGGTGACCGCGGGCCTTCTCTCCCTGGCGTTCCTGGGGTTCGCCGGCCTGGTGAAGCAGTGA
- a CDS encoding RnfABCDGE type electron transport complex subunit B, with amino-acid sequence MIPAVGVLGLLGLLAALGLAVASLRFRVEVDPRVEQIEGVLPGVNCGACGYAGCSALAQALVEGEAAPTACIPGGGDVAQAVAGILGVDAGETVQRVAVVHCKGSPDVAPDRGRYAGIPDCRAAALVGGGPKRCDYGCMGLGSCERACPFDAIHVGPDRLAHVDREKCTGCGACVEACPKRIIDLVPADRLVYIRCTNPHRGKAVKAVCSVGCIGCRRCEKTCPFGAISMDRDLARIDPEKCTSCGLCATVCPTSTIDDLVEVRHRARIDEDACIGCTKCAKVCPVDAIAGERKQPHRVDPEKCIACSQCMESCPVNAIHEGEPLVRGQGEAA; translated from the coding sequence GTGATTCCCGCGGTCGGTGTGCTGGGGCTGCTGGGGCTGCTGGCCGCCCTGGGGCTGGCGGTGGCGAGCCTGCGGTTCCGGGTCGAGGTGGATCCCCGGGTGGAGCAGATCGAGGGCGTTCTGCCCGGGGTGAACTGCGGGGCCTGCGGGTACGCGGGATGCTCGGCCCTGGCCCAGGCGTTGGTAGAGGGCGAGGCGGCGCCCACGGCCTGCATCCCGGGGGGGGGCGACGTGGCCCAGGCCGTGGCCGGGATCCTCGGGGTGGACGCGGGCGAGACGGTGCAGCGGGTGGCCGTGGTCCACTGCAAGGGGTCCCCGGACGTGGCTCCCGACCGGGGCCGGTACGCGGGCATCCCGGACTGCCGGGCGGCCGCCCTGGTGGGCGGGGGGCCCAAGCGGTGCGACTACGGCTGCATGGGACTGGGGAGCTGCGAGCGGGCCTGCCCCTTCGACGCGATCCACGTGGGGCCCGACCGGCTGGCCCACGTGGATCGCGAGAAGTGCACCGGGTGCGGCGCCTGCGTCGAGGCGTGCCCGAAGCGGATCATCGATCTCGTTCCGGCCGACCGGCTCGTGTACATCCGGTGCACGAACCCCCACCGGGGCAAGGCGGTCAAGGCCGTGTGCTCGGTGGGGTGCATCGGGTGCCGCCGGTGCGAGAAGACCTGCCCCTTCGGGGCCATCTCCATGGATCGGGACCTGGCCCGGATCGATCCGGAGAAGTGCACCTCGTGCGGGCTGTGCGCCACCGTGTGCCCCACCTCCACCATCGACGACCTGGTGGAGGTGCGCCACCGGGCCCGGATCGACGAGGACGCCTGCATCGGCTGCACCAAGTGCGCCAAGGTCTGCCCGGTGGACGCGATCGCGGGGGAGCGTAAGCAGCCCCACCGGGTGGACCCCGAGAAGTGCATCGCCTGCTCCCAGTGCATGGAGTCCTGCCCGGTGAACGCGATCCATGAGGGTGAGCCCCTGGTGCGGGGGCAGGGGGAGGCGGCGTGA
- a CDS encoding RnfABCDGE type electron transport complex subunit G codes for MRDMARMVLVLTTVCVVAALGLAKVYDLTEEPIRQALREELLRGVRAVLPPFDNAPDQDARVVNGRTYYVGRKGGRVVGAAFEAASPEGYGGWIRALVGVDREGRVTGVVILQHAETPGLGAKAADPGYLAQFRGKSLRSANWAVKKDGGDFDQITGATITPRALVKAIREALEAFEAAKSQIFTPGGEG; via the coding sequence ATGAGGGACATGGCGCGGATGGTGCTGGTGCTCACCACGGTGTGCGTGGTGGCGGCCCTGGGCCTGGCCAAGGTGTACGACCTGACCGAGGAGCCGATCCGCCAGGCCCTGCGCGAGGAGCTGCTCCGGGGCGTGCGGGCCGTGCTGCCCCCCTTCGACAACGCCCCGGACCAGGACGCCCGGGTGGTGAACGGCCGCACGTACTACGTGGGCCGCAAGGGCGGCCGGGTCGTGGGCGCCGCGTTCGAGGCGGCCTCGCCCGAGGGGTACGGGGGATGGATCCGGGCCCTGGTGGGGGTGGACCGGGAGGGCCGGGTCACCGGCGTGGTGATCCTGCAGCACGCCGAGACCCCCGGGCTGGGGGCCAAGGCCGCGGACCCGGGGTACCTGGCCCAGTTCCGGGGGAAGAGCCTCCGGAGCGCCAACTGGGCCGTGAAGAAGGACGGGGGGGACTTCGACCAGATCACCGGCGCCACGATCACGCCCCGGGCCCTGGTCAAAGCCATCCGCGAGGCCCTGGAGGCGTTCGAGGCCGCGAAGTCCCAGATCTTCACGCCCGGAGGAGAGGGATGA
- a CDS encoding metallopeptidase family protein, whose product MDRRRFEQIAEDQLAALPRALLDRIDNVTIWVEDWPDPQTLAEMGIRERDGLLGLYQGWPLSERTHDIVARLPDRIVLFQGPIERYAAAWGVPVEEVVRDTLVHEIGHYLGLSEAQLRRLERGG is encoded by the coding sequence ATGGACCGCAGACGATTCGAACAGATCGCAGAAGATCAGCTGGCCGCCCTGCCCCGGGCCCTGCTGGACCGCATCGACAACGTGACGATCTGGGTGGAGGACTGGCCCGACCCCCAGACCCTCGCGGAGATGGGGATCCGTGAGCGGGACGGGCTGCTGGGACTGTACCAGGGCTGGCCCCTGTCGGAGCGGACCCACGACATCGTGGCCCGACTGCCGGACCGGATCGTCCTGTTCCAGGGCCCCATCGAACGCTACGCCGCCGCCTGGGGCGTGCCGGTGGAGGAGGTCGTCCGCGACACCCTCGTCCACGAGATCGGCCACTACCTGGGCCTGTCCGAGGCCCAACTCCGCCGCCTCGAAAGAGGAGGCTGA
- the rsxC gene encoding electron transport complex subunit RsxC, giving the protein MAARTFPLGGVHPPDQKHLSAAKPVEPAPLPDLLVVPLSQHIGAPARPVVKKGDRVLAGQAIGEAVGFVSVPVHAPTSGKVLRVEPAPHPLGPPQPAVIIEPDGDDRWADDLEPLTDPHGADPDEIRQRIQAAGIVGMGGATFPTHVKLSPPPEVKIDTVILNGVECEPYLTADHRLMLEEPDRILAGLRVILSVFGLDKGYIGIEENKPDAIELLGRKAREQGFAEVVPLAVKYPQGAEKQLIKAITGREVPSGQLPMAVGAVVQNVGTAAAIWDAVSVGRPLVERITTVTGEGVAEPRNLRVRIGTPVRHLIELAGGLRGEPGKLILGGPMMGIAHHDPDVPAVKGTSGVLLLPRDRVRTAPEGPCIRCGRCVDACPMGLAPTTLRTLIAHEMVAEADEWNALDCIECGSCSFVCPAAIPLVQAIRYAKGRVMARRRKGG; this is encoded by the coding sequence ATGGCGGCCCGCACGTTCCCGCTGGGCGGCGTGCACCCGCCGGACCAGAAGCACCTCTCGGCGGCCAAGCCGGTGGAGCCGGCCCCGTTGCCGGACCTGCTGGTGGTGCCCCTGAGCCAGCACATCGGCGCGCCGGCCCGGCCGGTGGTGAAAAAAGGGGACCGGGTCCTGGCCGGTCAGGCGATCGGCGAGGCCGTGGGGTTCGTGTCGGTGCCGGTGCACGCGCCCACCTCGGGCAAGGTGCTCCGGGTGGAGCCGGCACCCCATCCCCTGGGGCCTCCCCAGCCTGCGGTGATCATCGAGCCCGACGGCGACGACCGGTGGGCCGACGACCTGGAGCCCCTGACCGATCCCCACGGGGCCGACCCCGACGAGATCCGGCAGCGGATCCAGGCCGCCGGCATCGTGGGCATGGGCGGGGCCACGTTCCCGACCCACGTGAAGCTTTCGCCTCCGCCCGAGGTCAAGATCGACACGGTGATCCTCAACGGGGTGGAGTGCGAGCCCTACCTCACGGCGGACCACCGGCTGATGCTGGAGGAGCCCGACCGGATCCTGGCGGGGCTGAGGGTCATCCTGTCGGTGTTCGGGCTGGACAAGGGCTACATCGGCATCGAGGAGAACAAGCCCGACGCCATCGAGCTGCTCGGCCGGAAGGCCCGGGAGCAGGGGTTCGCCGAGGTGGTGCCGCTGGCGGTCAAGTACCCCCAGGGCGCGGAGAAGCAGCTCATCAAGGCGATCACCGGCCGCGAGGTGCCCTCGGGCCAGCTGCCCATGGCCGTGGGCGCGGTGGTGCAGAACGTGGGCACCGCGGCCGCCATCTGGGACGCGGTGTCGGTCGGCCGCCCCTTGGTGGAGCGGATCACCACCGTGACCGGTGAGGGCGTGGCCGAGCCCCGGAACCTGAGGGTGCGCATCGGCACGCCGGTGCGGCACCTGATCGAGCTGGCCGGCGGCCTGCGCGGCGAGCCGGGCAAGCTGATCCTGGGCGGGCCGATGATGGGCATCGCCCACCACGACCCGGACGTGCCGGCGGTCAAGGGCACCTCGGGGGTGCTCCTGCTGCCCCGGGACCGGGTGCGTACCGCCCCGGAGGGGCCGTGCATCCGGTGCGGCCGGTGCGTGGACGCCTGCCCCATGGGGCTCGCGCCCACCACCCTGCGCACCCTGATCGCCCACGAGATGGTGGCCGAGGCGGACGAGTGGAACGCCCTGGACTGCATCGAGTGCGGGTCGTGCTCGTTCGTATGCCCGGCGGCGATCCCGCTCGTGCAGGCGATCCGGTACGCCAAGGGCCGCGTCATGGCCCGGCGCCGCAAGGGGGGGTAG
- the nuoD gene encoding NADH dehydrogenase (quinone) subunit D, with translation MSETKNMIVNMGPQHPATHGVLRVVLELDGETVVRAIPHLGHLHRGLEKLAETKTYHQALTLTDRMDYTGALINNLGYCLAVEKLLGIEDQIPERATVLRVCLAELQRIAGHLLWLGTHALDIGAMTVLFYTFRERETVIDMLEDVTGARLTPSFVRIGGLAADAPPVFFEKARAFVKEFPSRVDEYELLLTKNKIWRNRTEGIGIISQEECIQYSITGPVLRAAGVKWDLRKVQPYCGYDTYDFEIPTGTVGDVYERYLVRLAEMRQSIRIVEQALDRMPEGPVMADVPEITPPPKETVYEDIGCLIRHFKLMSGGFKAPEGDVYMSVEATKGELGYYLVSDGSEKPYRFRVRPPCFINLQALEEMIKGRMVADVIAVIGSLDIVLGEIDR, from the coding sequence ATGTCGGAAACCAAGAATATGATCGTGAACATGGGCCCCCAGCACCCGGCCACCCACGGCGTGCTCCGGGTGGTCCTTGAGCTGGACGGCGAGACCGTGGTCCGGGCGATCCCCCATCTGGGGCACCTGCACCGGGGGCTCGAGAAGCTCGCCGAGACCAAGACCTACCACCAGGCCCTGACCCTGACGGACCGGATGGACTACACCGGGGCCCTGATCAACAACCTGGGGTACTGCCTGGCGGTGGAGAAGCTCCTGGGCATCGAGGACCAGATCCCCGAGCGGGCCACCGTGCTGCGGGTCTGCCTGGCCGAGCTCCAGCGGATCGCGGGCCACCTGCTGTGGCTCGGCACCCACGCCCTCGACATCGGCGCCATGACGGTCCTCTTCTACACCTTCCGCGAGCGTGAGACCGTCATCGACATGCTCGAGGACGTGACCGGCGCCCGGCTCACCCCCAGCTTCGTCCGGATCGGGGGCCTCGCCGCCGACGCCCCGCCGGTGTTCTTCGAGAAGGCCCGGGCCTTCGTCAAGGAGTTCCCCTCCCGGGTGGACGAGTACGAGCTCCTTCTCACCAAGAACAAGATCTGGCGCAACCGCACCGAAGGGATCGGGATCATCAGCCAGGAGGAGTGCATCCAGTACTCCATCACCGGGCCGGTGCTCCGGGCCGCGGGCGTCAAGTGGGACCTGCGCAAGGTCCAGCCCTACTGCGGGTACGACACCTACGACTTCGAGATCCCCACCGGCACGGTGGGCGACGTGTACGAGCGCTACCTGGTGCGGCTGGCCGAGATGCGCCAGTCGATCCGGATCGTGGAGCAGGCCCTCGACCGGATGCCCGAGGGGCCGGTCATGGCCGACGTGCCCGAGATCACGCCCCCGCCCAAGGAGACCGTGTACGAGGACATCGGGTGCCTGATCCGGCACTTCAAGCTGATGAGCGGGGGGTTCAAGGCGCCCGAGGGCGACGTGTACATGAGCGTCGAGGCCACCAAGGGCGAGCTCGGGTACTACCTGGTGTCGGACGGAAGCGAGAAACCCTACCGGTTCCGGGTCCGGCCGCCGTGCTTCATCAACCTCCAGGCCCTCGAGGAGATGATCAAGGGCCGGATGGTGGCCGACGTGATCGCGGTGATCGGTTCCCTGGACATCGTGCTCGGCGAGATCGACCGCTGA
- a CDS encoding NADH-quinone oxidoreductase subunit A: MLQNYVPILILFLLAAGFGLGMVLMSAMLGPRRPDSEKLSTYECGMTVDPGARRPFDVKYYLVAMVFLVFDVEVVFLYPWAVKFKALGLFGFVEMLVFLFILLVGYAYIWRKGVLEWE; encoded by the coding sequence ATGCTCCAAAACTACGTTCCGATCCTGATCCTGTTCCTGTTGGCGGCCGGCTTCGGGCTCGGCATGGTGCTCATGTCGGCCATGCTGGGGCCGCGGCGGCCCGACTCGGAGAAGCTGTCCACCTACGAGTGCGGCATGACCGTGGACCCGGGGGCCCGCCGGCCGTTCGACGTCAAGTACTACCTGGTGGCCATGGTGTTCCTGGTGTTCGACGTCGAGGTGGTGTTCCTGTACCCGTGGGCCGTGAAGTTCAAGGCCCTGGGGCTCTTCGGGTTCGTCGAGATGCTCGTGTTCCTGTTCATCCTCCTGGTGGGGTACGCGTACATCTGGAGGAAAGGAGTGCTGGAATGGGAGTAG
- a CDS encoding NADH-quinone oxidoreductase subunit C encodes MSDLNAIVDILKGEFGDAVLGHHEFRGQTSVVVAKDRIADVATFCRDDGRLGFNMLTDLTAVDRTPRTPRFEVIYNLYSFPHNRRLRLKAPVEENDTIPTVEGVWKAANWLEREVYDLFGIVFDGHSDLRRILLWDGYVGHPLRKDYPLEGIPQKVVYR; translated from the coding sequence ATGAGCGACCTCAACGCCATCGTGGACATCCTGAAAGGTGAGTTCGGCGACGCCGTCCTCGGCCACCACGAGTTCCGGGGCCAGACGAGCGTGGTGGTGGCCAAGGACCGGATCGCGGACGTGGCCACGTTCTGCCGCGACGACGGGCGGCTGGGGTTCAACATGCTCACCGACCTCACCGCCGTGGACCGCACCCCCCGCACCCCGCGGTTCGAGGTGATCTACAACCTCTACTCGTTCCCCCACAACCGGCGGCTGCGCCTGAAGGCCCCGGTGGAGGAGAACGACACCATTCCCACGGTGGAGGGGGTCTGGAAGGCCGCCAACTGGCTGGAGCGCGAGGTGTACGACCTGTTCGGCATCGTGTTCGACGGCCACTCCGACCTGCGGCGCATCCTGCTCTGGGACGGGTACGTGGGGCATCCCCTCCGGAAGGACTACCCGTTGGAGGGCATTCCCCAGAAGGTGGTCTACCGCTAG
- a CDS encoding RnfABCDGE type electron transport complex subunit D → MTNPNDPKWILSSSPHVFQGDTTARIMWQVVAALTPAVVWGVYAFGWRAAWVIGWCVAGAAAAESGALRLRGRPNALADGSAVLTGLLLGMNLPATSPWWMALLGGVVAIGLGKQVFGGLGQNPFNPALVARVFLLISFPVAMTNWAVPGGALADAVTAATPLGAAKTAVATHGALGDALAGIPWWKLFVGLQPGSLGEVSELLLLVGAAYLLWKRIIPWDIPVAFLGTLVLVTGAAWLGAPAKVVPPWFHLVTGGAVLGACYMATDMVTSPLTARGRWAFGVGCGLLTAVIRLWGGYPEGVSFAILLMNATVPLIDRFTKPRKFGWVPDAKGAAS, encoded by the coding sequence GTGACCAACCCCAACGACCCCAAGTGGATCCTGTCCTCGTCGCCCCACGTGTTCCAGGGCGACACCACCGCCCGGATCATGTGGCAGGTGGTGGCGGCGCTGACACCGGCCGTGGTGTGGGGGGTGTACGCGTTCGGGTGGCGGGCCGCCTGGGTGATCGGTTGGTGCGTGGCCGGGGCCGCAGCCGCCGAGTCGGGGGCCCTGCGGCTGCGCGGCCGACCCAACGCCCTGGCCGACGGCTCCGCCGTGCTCACGGGGCTGCTGCTGGGCATGAACCTGCCGGCCACGAGCCCCTGGTGGATGGCCCTCCTGGGGGGGGTGGTGGCGATCGGGCTCGGCAAGCAGGTGTTCGGGGGGCTGGGCCAGAACCCGTTCAACCCGGCCCTGGTGGCCCGGGTGTTCCTGCTGATCTCGTTCCCGGTGGCCATGACCAACTGGGCCGTGCCGGGCGGCGCCCTGGCCGACGCCGTGACCGCTGCGACCCCCCTGGGCGCGGCCAAGACCGCCGTGGCCACCCACGGCGCCCTGGGCGATGCCTTGGCCGGCATCCCGTGGTGGAAGCTGTTCGTGGGGCTCCAGCCGGGGAGCCTCGGCGAGGTGTCGGAGCTGCTCCTCCTCGTGGGCGCGGCCTACCTGCTCTGGAAGCGGATCATCCCCTGGGACATCCCGGTGGCGTTCCTGGGAACCCTGGTGCTCGTCACCGGCGCGGCCTGGCTCGGGGCCCCGGCCAAGGTGGTGCCCCCGTGGTTCCACCTGGTCACCGGCGGGGCGGTGCTGGGGGCGTGCTACATGGCCACCGACATGGTCACGAGCCCCCTGACGGCCCGGGGACGGTGGGCGTTCGGGGTGGGATGCGGGCTCCTGACCGCGGTGATCCGGCTGTGGGGAGGCTATCCCGAGGGGGTGAGCTTCGCGATCCTCCTCATGAACGCGACGGTGCCCCTGATCGACCGGTTCACGAAGCCTCGGAAGTTCGGTTGGGTGCCCGACGCGAAAGGGGCGGCGTCATGA